A DNA window from Pseudarthrobacter sp. W1I19 contains the following coding sequences:
- a CDS encoding ATP-binding protein has protein sequence MTTAPIRPPLVRRSDRFIAGVCSGLAAHLGWPVRNVRVGMALATLAGGAGLVFYAWLWIMVPTADESARRQARRPASPIAPAVSQDHVHAPGRTDVPHSVPGSVWAAGPGLPPLGSVPTAGPDTLPLSPGDPSYAGLGDKVANAHHAARPWFRDMRYGKEILLGVGLLLVAGILIAQILGVDVPLGTLIPAAAVLGGASIAWMQLDETRRAGLVDKTKADQAGGWARLAAGLALVVAGVLVMVSGSGSWEQTWLALLASVAVLGGVVLVLLPWALKFWRDLETERAGRIRETERAEIAAHLHDSVLQTLALIQRRASNEHDVVRLARAQERELRGWLFADPEKDAGQLSDRIKAVAAEVEDLLGNAVEVVTVGDTEVTEGHEALIQASREAMLNASRHGGGTVSVYLEVSGGRAEVFIKDRGPGFELQRVPEDRLGVRESIIGRMNRHGGTATITSTTDGTEVRLAYPAAAPQAEKQSSSTEGKP, from the coding sequence ATGACAACCGCCCCCATCCGGCCCCCGCTGGTCCGGCGCAGCGACCGCTTTATCGCGGGCGTCTGTTCCGGCCTTGCCGCGCACCTGGGCTGGCCGGTCCGCAATGTGCGGGTGGGCATGGCCCTGGCGACACTGGCGGGCGGCGCCGGCCTGGTCTTTTACGCGTGGCTGTGGATCATGGTGCCCACGGCGGATGAAAGCGCCCGGCGGCAGGCCCGCCGCCCGGCGTCGCCCATTGCTCCGGCCGTGAGCCAGGATCATGTCCATGCCCCTGGCCGGACCGACGTTCCGCACAGCGTCCCCGGTTCGGTCTGGGCGGCCGGGCCGGGCCTTCCACCTCTTGGTAGTGTCCCGACGGCCGGCCCCGACACGTTGCCACTTTCCCCGGGCGACCCGTCCTACGCCGGGCTGGGGGACAAGGTGGCGAACGCGCATCACGCAGCGCGGCCCTGGTTCCGGGACATGCGGTACGGCAAGGAAATCCTGCTCGGCGTCGGGCTGCTGCTCGTCGCGGGCATCCTGATCGCCCAGATCCTCGGCGTGGATGTTCCGCTGGGCACCCTGATTCCGGCGGCGGCGGTACTTGGCGGGGCCTCCATCGCCTGGATGCAGCTGGATGAGACCCGGCGCGCGGGCCTCGTGGACAAAACCAAAGCCGACCAGGCCGGTGGCTGGGCCCGGCTCGCCGCAGGATTGGCGCTGGTGGTGGCCGGCGTCCTGGTGATGGTGTCCGGCTCCGGCTCCTGGGAACAGACCTGGCTGGCGTTGCTGGCCTCGGTGGCTGTCCTTGGCGGCGTGGTGCTGGTACTGCTTCCCTGGGCGCTGAAATTCTGGCGCGACCTTGAGACGGAGCGTGCAGGCCGGATCCGGGAAACCGAGCGGGCGGAGATCGCGGCCCACCTCCATGACTCCGTGCTCCAGACCCTGGCCCTGATCCAGCGGCGGGCGTCCAACGAGCACGACGTCGTCCGGCTGGCACGTGCCCAGGAGCGTGAGCTGCGGGGCTGGCTGTTTGCCGATCCGGAGAAGGATGCCGGGCAGCTCTCGGACCGGATCAAGGCAGTTGCTGCGGAGGTGGAGGACCTGCTGGGCAATGCGGTGGAGGTGGTGACCGTGGGGGACACCGAAGTCACTGAGGGCCATGAGGCCCTGATCCAGGCCAGCCGTGAGGCAATGCTCAACGCCTCCCGGCACGGCGGCGGGACCGTCTCGGTTTACCTGGAGGTTTCGGGCGGCCGCGCCGAGGTGTTCATCAAGGACCGTGGCCCGGGCTTCGAACTGCAGCGCGTGCCTGAGGACCGGCTGGGCGTCCGGGAATCCATCATTGGCCGGATGAACCGCCATGGCGGCACTGCCACCATCACCAGCACTACAGACGGCACCGAAGTGCGGCTCGCCTATCCGGCAGCCGCCCCGCAGGCCGAGAAGCAATCCTCGAGCACGGAAGGCAAACCATGA
- a CDS encoding response regulator transcription factor, with translation MNTTQGAGTGPVRPATPVRVVIVDDHAIFRSGLKADLDPSIHVVGEAATVEQAIAVIARERPEVVLLDVHLPGGLGGGGREVIAGSAALLSSTRFLALSVSDAAEDVVAVIRAGARGYVTKTISGKEITDAVYRVAGGDAVFSPRLAGFVLDAFGTAPADIADDELDRLSARELEVMRLIARGYSYKEVAKELFISIKTVETHVSAVLRKLQLSSRHELTKWAAERRLL, from the coding sequence ATGAACACCACGCAGGGAGCCGGAACGGGGCCCGTCCGGCCGGCCACACCAGTCCGGGTAGTGATCGTCGACGATCACGCGATCTTCCGCTCGGGCCTGAAGGCGGACCTTGATCCGAGTATCCACGTGGTGGGGGAAGCAGCAACGGTGGAGCAGGCCATTGCCGTGATCGCCCGGGAGCGGCCGGAGGTGGTGCTGCTGGACGTCCACCTGCCCGGCGGCCTCGGCGGTGGAGGACGGGAAGTCATCGCCGGCTCCGCCGCGCTGCTGTCCAGCACCAGGTTTCTTGCGCTCAGCGTTTCAGACGCCGCGGAGGATGTTGTGGCCGTGATCCGGGCGGGAGCCCGGGGTTATGTCACCAAGACCATCTCCGGGAAGGAAATCACCGATGCCGTATACCGGGTGGCCGGAGGAGACGCCGTCTTCTCCCCGCGCCTTGCAGGCTTCGTTCTTGACGCCTTCGGCACCGCCCCGGCAGACATCGCCGACGACGAACTGGACAGGCTCTCAGCCCGCGAACTCGAGGTCATGCGGCTGATAGCCCGCGGCTACAGCTACAAGGAAGTGGCCAAAGAACTTTTCATCAGCATCAAGACGGTGGAAACCCATGTTTCCGCAGTGCTCCGCAAACTCCAGCTCTCCAGCCGCCACGAGCTCACCAAGTGGGCCGCCGAGCGCCGCCTCCTCTAA
- a CDS encoding pyridoxal phosphate-dependent aminotransferase translates to MSAARVSKRISAIAESATLAVDAKAKALKAAGRPVIGFGAGEPDFPTPDYIVQAAIEAAGQPKYHRYSPASGLPELKKAIAEKTLRDSGYAVDPSQVLVTNGGKQAVYNTFATLVDPGDEVIVPTPFWTTYPEAIRLAGGVPVEVFAGPEQDYLVTVEQLESAVTDKTKILLFVSPSNPTGSVYSPEQVAEIGKWAAAKGLWVVTDEIYEHLTYDGVPFTSIATAAPELGDKVVILNGVAKTYAMTGWRVGWMIGPADVIKAATNLQSHATSNVSNIMQIAALAAVSGPLTAVDEMKVAFDRRRKAIVAGLNAIEGVECPTPTGAFYVYADVRALLGKEFPTASGTSTPQTSAELAALILDEVEVAVVPGEAFGPSGYLRLSYALGDEDLATGVQRLQDFLGKAQ, encoded by the coding sequence ATGTCTGCCGCCCGCGTTTCCAAGCGCATATCCGCAATTGCCGAATCCGCCACCCTTGCTGTTGATGCCAAGGCGAAGGCGCTGAAGGCAGCAGGCCGGCCGGTTATTGGATTCGGCGCCGGCGAGCCGGACTTCCCCACCCCGGACTACATCGTCCAGGCGGCCATCGAAGCGGCGGGCCAGCCGAAGTACCACCGCTACTCCCCCGCCAGCGGGCTGCCCGAGCTGAAGAAAGCCATCGCCGAGAAGACCCTGCGCGACTCAGGCTACGCCGTCGACCCTTCCCAGGTCCTGGTGACCAACGGCGGCAAGCAGGCCGTCTACAACACGTTCGCCACGCTGGTGGATCCGGGCGATGAGGTGATCGTCCCCACCCCGTTCTGGACTACCTACCCGGAAGCAATCCGGCTCGCCGGTGGTGTGCCCGTTGAGGTTTTCGCCGGCCCCGAGCAGGACTACCTGGTGACCGTCGAGCAGCTTGAGTCCGCGGTCACCGACAAAACGAAGATCCTGCTGTTCGTCTCGCCGTCCAACCCCACCGGCTCGGTCTACTCGCCGGAGCAGGTGGCGGAGATCGGCAAGTGGGCCGCCGCCAAGGGCCTGTGGGTTGTCACGGACGAGATCTACGAGCACCTGACCTACGACGGCGTTCCCTTCACCTCCATCGCTACCGCCGCACCGGAACTGGGCGACAAGGTGGTCATCCTGAACGGAGTGGCCAAGACCTACGCCATGACCGGCTGGCGCGTGGGCTGGATGATCGGCCCGGCAGACGTCATCAAGGCCGCCACCAACCTCCAGTCGCACGCCACGTCCAACGTTTCGAACATCATGCAGATCGCCGCCCTCGCGGCCGTGTCCGGGCCGCTGACCGCCGTGGATGAGATGAAGGTGGCCTTCGACCGCCGCCGCAAGGCCATCGTTGCCGGGCTCAACGCCATCGAAGGCGTGGAATGCCCGACGCCGACAGGTGCCTTCTACGTGTACGCGGACGTCCGCGCGCTGCTGGGTAAGGAATTCCCGACGGCGTCCGGCACCTCCACACCGCAGACCTCCGCCGAGCTGGCTGCCTTGATCCTGGACGAGGTTGAGGTGGCAGTGGTTCCGGGTGAGGCGTTCGGGCCCTCGGGCTACCTCCGCCTTTCCTATGCCTTGGGCGATGAAGACCTCGCTACCGGTGTGCAGCGGCTGCAGGACTTCCTGGGCAAGGCCCAGTAG
- the secE gene encoding preprotein translocase subunit SecE produces MSEDQVTETAASSSKGRPAKKDAKANFFARIALFVRQIIGELKKVVAPTRKELINYTLVVLVFVAIMMVIVSLLDIGFGTAVGWIFGGTGPTDS; encoded by the coding sequence ATGAGCGAGGACCAGGTGACCGAAACAGCTGCCAGCAGCTCCAAGGGCCGCCCAGCTAAGAAGGACGCCAAGGCAAACTTTTTCGCCCGCATTGCACTCTTTGTCCGCCAGATCATCGGCGAACTGAAGAAGGTTGTTGCACCAACCCGCAAGGAACTGATCAATTACACGCTCGTGGTGCTGGTGTTCGTGGCCATCATGATGGTCATCGTCAGCCTGCTGGACATCGGTTTCGGAACTGCTGTCGGTTGGATCTTCGGCGGTACCGGCCCCACGGACAGCTAA
- the nusG gene encoding transcription termination/antitermination protein NusG → MSEQELEVTETELEESADITAEAGDESEVDSSAPEASDADSDDDADSDDFDAESDDEAGSEEESADALAAAAAKADVDPAEEFKAKLRRQEGDWYVIHSYAGYENRVKANLETRIQTLDMEDYIFEIQVPMEEVVEIKNAQRKVINRVRIPGYVLVRMDLTDASWGAVRHTPGVTGFVGNAHNPVPLRLDEVFSMLAPVFEEEQAEKGKPVNKQNQAPVDVDFEVGESVIVKEGPFETLPATISEIKVESQTLVVLVSIFERETPVTLAFNQVTKI, encoded by the coding sequence GTGTCTGAGCAGGAGCTCGAGGTAACCGAGACTGAGCTGGAAGAGTCCGCGGACATCACGGCAGAAGCCGGTGACGAGTCTGAGGTTGATTCCTCCGCGCCCGAAGCCAGCGACGCCGATTCCGACGACGACGCCGACTCTGATGACTTTGACGCAGAGTCCGATGACGAGGCCGGCTCTGAGGAAGAGTCCGCCGACGCCCTCGCCGCTGCCGCAGCCAAGGCCGACGTTGACCCCGCCGAGGAGTTCAAGGCCAAGCTGCGCCGTCAGGAGGGTGACTGGTACGTCATCCACTCCTACGCAGGTTACGAAAACCGCGTGAAGGCCAACCTGGAGACCCGCATCCAGACCCTGGACATGGAAGATTACATCTTCGAAATCCAGGTGCCCATGGAAGAAGTCGTTGAGATCAAGAACGCCCAGCGCAAGGTCATCAACCGCGTCCGCATCCCCGGTTACGTCCTGGTCCGCATGGACCTGACGGACGCCTCCTGGGGCGCCGTCCGGCACACCCCCGGTGTTACCGGCTTCGTGGGCAACGCCCACAACCCGGTCCCGCTGCGCCTGGACGAGGTCTTCTCCATGCTCGCCCCGGTCTTCGAAGAAGAGCAGGCCGAGAAGGGCAAGCCGGTCAACAAGCAGAACCAGGCTCCGGTGGACGTGGACTTCGAAGTTGGCGAGTCCGTCATCGTCAAGGAAGGTCCCTTCGAGACCCTTCCCGCCACCATCTCCGAGATCAAGGTCGAGTCCCAGACCCTCGTGGTCCTGGTT